The genomic region tgGGAGATTGATCCCCATCTATTGTATATATTTCATAGTTTTTTGGAATggtatttccctttctattattgcttcttttgttgtgttattattatatagaaagaaTGTTGATTTTTGAGAATTTATTTTATAGTCCAACACTTAGCTgaagctattaagtgtctcaatgactccaggccccacactttatccactgtgccccctaggtGCCAGTGTGTCCAATCCTTTGTGAGCCCCACGATCCCtattgtccatgggattttcttggcagacagaggttaagtgacttgcctggggttggtcacacagctagtgtctgaggtcaaatttgaatttaggtcttcctgactataggcccagtGCTTGTCAGTTGAGCTACCTAACTGTATGCTTATCTtaggtttgtttattttctaatttaaaaaaaaaaacacattcagTTTATtgatcctttcttttttcctattttgttaatgGATGATTGTACGGATAtgatctcccccacccccctgctaTGGATCTATCCcagaaattttgatatgttgtttcctcATCAGATTCTTCTACACAGTTATGTTTTTACAATTTGTTTTTTGTCCCATTtgttatttaagatttcattgttgttttcatttgagtctttatcttttgtttgtgctccctgaatcaatttatatttttattgcctTATAGTCTCTAAAGGATGTATTAACTACAtcttcctttttacatttttttgcaatatctctctgccatagtacatggtcaatttttgtaaaaattcgATGTGGTATGGAGAAGTATCCTTTTGCTGTCTCATTTAGAAGATACCGTAAGCCTTTTAACCTAATTTCTCCAGAAATTTGTTCAGTTACATATTTCCCCTTTTGTTTACCTTTCTGTTAGTCTTATCCAAAACCGATAGGAGATACTGTATTGAAGTCTTCTCCTGGTATTGTAGCACTGTCTTTGTCTTCTTGAATCTCAGATAATGCTCTCTAATGCTAAGACATTCACAGAGCATAACTTTATTATAGATATTGGTTGTTGTCTATGATTCCTTTCAGcatatagtttccttgtttatcccttttcttttttaaatattcatttgtcCCTTGTCTGATAACATGTTGgcaactcctttttttttaaattcatttgatacataataattttttccccatccctttatttttactttgtatatgtctgtttttttaaaaatgcgtttcttgtaagcaacagattataggatttttgttttcttatccaatctgtcactttcattttattgggCTATTTaaattcattcacatttaaagttatgagagttaggtttatattttcctccattggtctctaaattgttttttcatgttgAGATTTACCCCCCTCCTACTGTATACACAATATTTTGTACATTCTTTTactttacttaattttttaaggtgttcctGTTTCCActgactctcttcccctcccccctgatCTTATTCGTTATCCCTTTTTCTTTAGGATTTTATTtactagttctttctctcttgcttttatctgattatctatttcttcctcctcttttatcTTCTCAGTTAGTCAAGtagattcttcctttctttcctccccttcagcTAGTCTTGTTCAttggttttttaaatttgtttttgtgcCCCTTTTCAGAAAGGATTTCTCTTCATTACTACCTTCTCTTTCACTTTACTCTAGaccctcattctctgattcacAAGTCCTATAATTATCTGGTCTCTATCTTTTCTCTGTGTCCTTCATGCAATCAAAGCTTCGAAGGGATCCATTCCAGGCTCTCCCCTCTAGGTGCTTTCACCTATGCCTAGCAAGGCTTATCCCATGAGTTCCACTTTTTCATGGTGACTTGCTCCCAGAACAATGCCAATTATTGCAGGGTCAGCAAGAACACTGCCCCATGGTAGGGCTCCTTCCATGCTCATCTATACCCTCTCTTGTTGacctttttttctgtatttgctTGTATTCCCTGTGTCCATATTGTCCCACAGCCTCAGGTGACCAATGCCCCAAAGGATTTCAACTCCCCCCACCCTAGGAAAATTAGACTTTCCAAGCACCaactcctcttccccctttccccattcaGTGCAAGGTCTCCACCAATAGGAACATTCATCAGTaaaacaccgcccccccccctgCCCAAAGCAAGGCcttcattattttccccctttcaatGTTTATCCTTTCTCCTCACCCACTCCCTAGTAGgtagaaaagaaagtagaaagagaagtCTCTTTctgtgctttgcaaatgttgCCTCATTTGAACCCCATGACCACCTttggagggaggtgctattataatctccattttacagatgaggaaactgaggcaaacagacattaagtgacttgcccgaggtcacacagatagtaagtgtctgagacctgatgGGCCAGCTAGCCCATCTGCTTACTCAAGTCTTCACTCTGTGCCAGGTGATTTGCCAAGCagttggagacacaaagaaaagcaaagacaacTCCTGCTCTCCAAAACTGACATTTTAAGGAGGGAAGACAAGACAAAAAACATAAAGACTGgctgaaagggaagggggagtgtACCTGTGCAAAGCGAAGTCTACATGATTGGGCAGCTTGTGAAATGCTGGTCTAGGCCAGTGATTACTTACTTAGGAGGGCAGACCTCCTAGGGTGGAGGCATCTTCAGAGGGCAAGGCTACTGAGCCTGCTTTTTCTATAAGTCTTATCATTCATGCAGAACAGAATGGTTCTTTTGTTATTCCCTCACTGAAGAAGCTTCTGTGGCTCCCTGGGGCTTCTGGAACTGCTTTTATCTCACTGAGGTCATTAGGTACTTCTTTCCCTTATAGGATCTAGCTAACTCAAGCCACTCCAGTctctaataataattaataacatttctatagcatttcccTCATTCAatcaaggaggaaactgaggcagacaatggttaaatgattggctagggtcacacagctagaaatcttggcaggatttgaattcaagatccTTAAGCATCTCACAATGTGGATGGTACTTCCCCCAAGGGACTACCTTGGGGTGCAGGGGGGTAGGGGAATCTGGTTGGGACCGGAACCCAAGCAAGGTAGAGAACCTCCCAGACATTGAACAGCCTGAGGTcagagccctgcttctctctcaccccacccccaccttctcctcttttcccttcctctggaGGCCAACAATTGACAGTTTCCCAACTTAATTGACACCTAATTGTGGATCAAAGGAAGAGATAATGGGCCCCAATTGCATCTAATGGCCTAGACCTGGGAGCTCTACAGGACTCCTCCTTAGAAGGATCTCTGATCCCTCCCAGGCAGAGTAAACAGGTCCTTAGCTGGCTCCTCTCTGTCTAGGCAGGCAGCCTTCCCCAAGTCCAAGGGGTCAGCTCCCATTGGGTGGGGGATAAGAGATTGTGTCTCTGGGAACTAGGCCAGATGGGGGAGGGGTCTAGGGACCAATGACCTGTGGAGGACAGAGTCAGTGTGGGTCTGGCCCTGGGCCTTAGCCTCCACTGTGCTTTGGaggcagtaaacatttcttaatgTTCAGACCAGGTCCTGGACTAGGTACGGAGgatgttgttcttcagttgtgtccaactctcaaTGATTCTttatgagattttcttggcaaagatactggagcagtgtgccatttccttgtccagtgaaTTGggaaataggttaagtgacttgcccagggtcacacagctagcgggtgtctgaggtcaaatttgaactcaggtcttcctgattccaggcccatccCTCCTAAGGAAGAAAGCTGACCCAGCCCTTGCCTTCGGGAGAGTTTATATTTTcctggggtggggatgggtgggAGGTGTCCCCTAGCAGAGATGAGCTCCAGGAGTAGGTTGGGATTGATAAAGGCAAAGGAGCCCATTACACTGTGGCTCAAGGGCAAATTTGAGAGTAAGGGTTCCCTTCCCTGGAATGAGGGCTGGAAGTCCAGGAGGCTGGCTCCCAGCAGAAAGGAACCTTGGAACTAGGCCTTTAAAGAGGAGGCAATTGCAACAGGTGGAGATGTGGAGGGAGGGCACTGAAGGGTCCCTAGATCATCCTTCATCCCCTAGCATCTGCATGTCCTTCTTCTGGCCCTTTCCCATATCTCCTGGGCTCAGGTGATTCAATTGTGCTGTTGGACCGAAGCTAAGGAGCCACCTCTGAGAGCTCCCTGGTCTAGGCCATTAGGAGCAATTGTGATCTTGGCACTCTCTCTGGGATCTATCTAGATTCTACCCTCCAGGAGCCCAGACCATGCAACTGACCCTTCCCACAGCAAACCATggttggggaaaggaggagaggttggtTAGTCCTATATCTGGGGGCTGCTCCAGTCTCTTCATCCTCCCTGGGCTGTCTCCCTGGGCAGcagcttctccctccctcctccctgcccagaGCTGATGTTCCATGGCCAGAGGAGCAGCCCCCTGCTGGTGCCCAGCTGGCATCCTGACCTGGCTGTTTCTAACAGAATAAATGAAGCTGGATGCCCTGTTGGATGTCCACCCTCCTGTTCGGGGGATATCGGCTGCCTGCGACTCATCCTCCTGGTGGGATGCCAGGGAGTGGGATCATGTGGGAGTGGAGGCAGTGGATGCAGGGAAGGCCAGTCCAggtgttgtttcttcttttgaggaTGGTTGTTGAGGTTTAGTTTTGCTCTGGGTCATTGAGTGAGCCTGGGATGGGTAGGTGAAGAGTGCAGGGTTGGgaagttgtatgtgtgtgtgtgtgtgtgtgtgtgtgtgtgtgtgtgtgtgtgtgtgtgtgtgtgtgtgggggtgggagggtccTAGGCAGAAGGCCCTTTGTTATTCTGAGAAATGATTAGTACCCAGTTAGTCCCCGGGCAGGGGGTGGCGGCTTCGATGTCTAAGGGACTTGTCTGTCTCCAGTAAGGTGCCAGATTTCCCTGAAGGATCAAAGCTCTCCGAGAAAGCACATGGTGGCCACCACAGTCTGGTCTCGGAAGTGAAGAAAGACCTCTCAGTAGACCAactgggggtgggaatgggggtggAACAGAGAcccaagagacagagatgcagagatagaggcagagactGAGAGGAGAGACAGGCAGAAGACAGGAAACTAGAAactgagagaaagaggagagggcaggggcTTTCTCAGGAATCTAATTCCCATCCATTAATCAACAGACTTTATGTAGAGAGCTGGCTGAGTGCCAGCTTTGGAAATGAAGTTTTCTACTTGGCTGGGATGGAAGAGTCAATCTGGAAGGGACAGACAGGTAGACAGGCCCCCACCCCAATTGGGTTTCTCTGGGTACTCCTTGGCCTTGAGAAGAAAGGGACATGGCAGAAAGGTCTCGagcctccctcctcacttctgcctttcctttctgAGAAATCCCTCAAGACATCATCCGGCTTAGAGGGAAAAGGCAGCTCCTGACTCTGGCACCTGGGAGCTCCCAAGCCTCTGTCCTGCTGATGAAGAACATGAACTCCTCAAGGTCAGGGActgacttttcttttccttattgtatccccagcacttagcacagtgcctagaacatagtaagcacttacacAGTGcctagagcacaggccctggagtcaggaggacctgagttcaaatctgtcctcagacatttgacacgcttactagctgtgaccttaggcaagtcacttaacctcaattgccctgctttcccccctccaaaaagaaaaatgtttttttaatcgGAAAAAAAGAGAAGCCAGGAATAATTCTTTAGAAGTAAGAATGCCTGCCTACCCACCATTCTGCAGCGAACTTCACAAAGGGAAGTCTGGCCAGGCTCATGAACCACAGGGCTGGCCACTGAACAACAGGACCAGAAGAAGAGGTATGAAGTTGGGCTGAGACTGTGAGTGGCTAGTTAGTTCACAAAATTCCTCTTTGAGACTGAGATACTCTAAGTTTTCCTTGTCCTCTGACTTAGGGAATTGCTTCCTGTTGGAGACTTTCTGCTCTAGTTAGAGCCACTGGGGTGAGGGGGCATGTATGAGGGGGTGGTATGCAGCCAGGGGCCCTGAAAGTggcttccctcccctccaagatTTTTGGAAGCTTTCAAGGTATGGGCCTTACTGACCCCCAGGACAAGTCCTGTTCTCTGGACTCACCTCCTTGCCCTTTCTGGAGGTGAGATAAGCCAAGCTATTTTCTCTGTGATGTAGGCGCATTGTCTGGCCAGAGGAGATCCTCCTCCCTGTCAGTCTTCTTCATTATGTGTCTCTCTTCCACCAGGATAAAAATAGAAGACACTGTCAGGTTGCCTTCCTTCAGCCCCTTGCTGAGAATAGTATTGCTCATGTGACTGTGTCAGCTTGACAAACACTTCTTTCCCCATaagtcacttactagctaagcTGCTGTGCACAAACCTGTCTTATTATTTGCAAATGGGGCTCACAGACCCACAGGGTGGTCAACTATGAATTGctcccttctctgggtctttgCACCAGGTGTATCTCCCATCCCTCAAATGTTTGCTCTCCTCACCTACACCTCTAAATCTCTGGCTTTCATTCAGAACTCTCCTTAAATATTATGTCCATATTTGACCAACTGACGTTTGTTAAGTGAGTACTGTGGGCATTGGCCTTTCCCCATGAACCCTCCTTGCCTCAGTCTTCTTCCTTTAAGCTGCAAACTTAGATCCCATTCTCAGCTTGTTGTGTGAagattacccccccccccccccccccccccccccgccatgtgTTTAACTTTTGTAAGGGTGTATTTCTAAACATGTATCCCCAGGCCCAGCACAGTGGGTGGCATGTAGTCAGAATTTTATTACTAACTGTTCATTTAAAGATATCAGGCACCACTTTCCCTTCCAAAACTGCCTGTGTTTCCCACACTTATGTGTGTACACTGTCTCCCATTTGACCTTAAGTTCTGTGAAGGGAGGGGCATCTTCCACTTTGTCTTCCAGTCCCAGTCATTATCCAACACAGCACCTGGCTAAGGCTTGAAATAAATTCCTGGTGTCTGGTCTAGGACAGTATAACTTGGCTGATTATATTGAGGGGAACTGGCATAAGTGCCCTGGGTCAGGGCATTGCTCTGCTCTTactgctccctctccctcaccctgaATGCAATCTAACTTTATCTGGAGTCTTCATTCACTTCTGAGCACTTTAGGTAGGAATGACCTGGGCAAGCTGGAGAGCACACAGCTCAGGACCGAGCAGCCCTGGGGTCTGTGAGAAAATGGACCTGACCCTTCCCTTCACTCTCAAGCTTGACTAGTTTGCAAATACTGATTGAGCCACCAACAAAACATGGAATTTATAAACAGTGTGATTTAGAAGGAAGCAGTCCACTTGCACCCAGATAGGGATGGGGGCTTCCTCCAATTTTGAAAAGATAGCATCTAGAAAAATTCTGACCCCCAAAGTAGGTAGAAGCCAGCCCTAAAAGGGAAAATCTTGCTTTGCACTGTGGTTATAGTTAAGAGGGGCCTGAAATTGAATGGAGGTTTTGCCCATTTATGGAGTTCCTCCCTCAATAAGTAGAGacttctcccccttttctctgctCACCCCCAACTTCCCAAACTGCAGgcccagatttttttccccaccctGCCTTTGGCTCATAGTGAATTCTCAgcctaatttgtttatgaagaTCTAACCTGTTGCAAATGAATTGCATTGGCTCCCCCTGTTAGTCCAGTTTCGGATATGTGCTTCTCTTCCGCACATTTTAAAGGGCTTTCCCTCTCATTACCCAGGATGTTGTTCACACATAGGAGGGGACCAAACCTCCCCCACTTTTGATCTCTTGTCCTTGCCTTGAGTTTTGAAcatacctccccccaaaaagctgACCCTCCTGTCTCTCTGCCCCGCCATCTCAGCTGCTAAACCTCCCTTTTGTAATGATTGCTAAGTTGCTTTTCCTTTAGAATGAAATCTTGAGCAGAAGTggactgttttcttttgcaaaaccCCAAATTACATGTGCACACATAAGACATGTTAAAAACATAACTATTCTTTAATATTTCCATAAATAATTCTTTCTGTACATAGTATACTTGACCAAAATTTgcgaatatatacatataagttcATATTTGGAGGACCTCCAGTGGGGCAGAAGCCAGAGGAAAGAGAACTCTTTCAACAGGCTTTGTCTCAGACTTTGTCTCCTGGAGGAGTCCTGTCCTATCCAGTCCAGTCCCATGGTCccttatctctctccttcctcagcacCAATGTCACCCCCAAGAAGGGCAGGCCTCCAATGTCACAATGCTCTTAGGAAGGAGGCCTGGTCTGGGCAACCGCTAAGCAGACAGGCCAGCACAGACGGGATGGCAGGAGGGGCCGCTTTGCAGGAACTGGGGGGTAAAGGCAGAGGGGGCAGATGTGGGAGGAGGGCCAGGCCACCAACAAAGGGTTCCTGGACGAGTCTGGGGACACGGAGCTGCGGGGAGCTGGGGTACACGTACGGCAGGCCTGGTGGCGGCACTGGTGCAGAGCGCAGAAGCAGGGGGCTGTAGAGGTGGAGGGGGAAGCCTGGAGGAGGGTCTGGGGGTCTCAAATCCTGCAGCTGGCGCTTCAGCTTCATGCGGCGATTCTGGAACCAGGTTTTTATCTGCGAGAGCCCAACAAGCCAAGCCTGAGCATCGCTGCAGACCGCGGCTCGAGAGTGGGGGTGGGTGAGTGGGGAGCCCCCCGCCTGTCTGGGTACCTGAACTTCAGACAGTTGCATCTTGCCCGCCAGTTTGCGCCTCTCGGCAGCGCCCAGATAGTGGTGGCGTTTGAAGGAGCTCTCCAGCGTGCTGATCTGTTTGGTCGTGAAAGCGGTGCGAAGGCGGCGGGCTCCCCGTCCATGGGGTTCCGGGCTTGGGCCCTCCGGTAGCCC from Trichosurus vulpecula isolate mTriVul1 chromosome 8, mTriVul1.pri, whole genome shotgun sequence harbors:
- the VENTX gene encoding homeobox protein VENTX gives rise to the protein MTKAPFSVEWLSQSSRKPSHLGQGDSEAFIGEGGRGPHILAKDLLFSWPPDTLGSEGPSTSSRPPELPAATVGGLKLPKGPPVSQESRSLGEEASPEVSSGSSGLPEGPSPEPHGRGARRLRTAFTTKQISTLESSFKRHHYLGAAERRKLAGKMQLSEVQIKTWFQNRRMKLKRQLQDLRPPDPPPGFPLHLYSPLLLRSAPVPPPGLPYVYPSSPQLRVPRLVQEPFVGGLALLPHLPPLPLPPSSCKAAPPAIPSVLACLLSGCPDQASFLRAL